A window from Gossypium raimondii isolate GPD5lz chromosome 7, ASM2569854v1, whole genome shotgun sequence encodes these proteins:
- the LOC105797993 gene encoding U-box domain-containing protein 3 isoform X2 — translation MDTTSVRCLVNSISRFIHLVSCQTIKVAPVEKDYRNMVIVLKLLKPLLDDVIECEIPSDDILYKECEELDMLVNEAREFTENWCPKMSKIHRVLQSEPFLTKMQSSSLQICHILYRLLQSTPSSSSITSVQHCMREIKSMEQERPSENIGQTLRSKKDDAIPCTEHLINVMKSLNLMSNQELLKETLALERERTDAQVNNAKGKIDQINQIMDLISHIRDYMLKIEHFEPTSGILIPPDFLCPLSLELMLDPVFVASGQTYDRASIQKWLDSGLTICPKTRQTLAHKNLIPNYTVKAMVTSWCEENNLQLSNAKLVSISSPSNHISSQDLTYSYSSSSASRSSLEVGNGLEKQMIDSSSRFSGECNRCQSRETGKYDHQSPDQSYVHNRTESASSAIYSVDYAPTPASNDLSMRSKKNEINELAEISSKSLGNFPSTKEYGLSHSIMGKQLQVSGTKIEDAVNGNHNYNRAYSSAFSRPGCDDLITSSLVKKLVDNLQSLSNEVQTTAAAELRLLAKHNMDNRIIIGRCGAIAPLLSLFYSEVKITQEHAVTALLNLSINEDNKAVIAKSGAIEPLIHVLKSGNDGAKENAAAALFSLSVLEECKARIGRSGAVKALVNLLSSGTLRGKKDAVTALFNLSIFHENKARIVQAGAVKYLVELMDPDSGMVDKAVALLSNLSTIGEGRLAIVRESGIPILVEVIESGSRRGKENAASVLLQLCLNSPKFCTLVLQEGAVPPLVALSQSGTPRAKEKAQQLLGHFRNQREGSMGKARHEN, via the exons ATGGACACAACCTCAGTGAGATGTCTTGTAAACAGTATATCTCGATTCATTCATCTGGTATCATGTCAGACAATAAAAGTTGCTCCTGTCGAAAAAGATTATAGGAACATGGTTATTGTGTTAAAACTTTTGAAACCACTGCTTGATGATGTTATTGAGTGCGAGATACCTTCAGATGATATCCTATACAAAGAGTGCGAAGAGCTAGATATGCTTGTTAATGAGGCTCGAGAATTCACGGAGAACTGGTGTCCTAAGATGAGCAAAATTCACAGG GTTCTCCAGAGTGAACCTTTTCTGACAAAAATGCAAAGCTCTTCACTTCAGATATGTCACATATTATATAGATTATTGCAGTCAACTCCATCATCATCAAGTATAACCAGTGTACAG CACTGTATGCGGGAAATTAAAAGTATGGAGCAGGAGAGACCATCAGAAAATATAGGACAGACTTTGAGAAGTAAAAAAGATGATGCTATTCCCTGCACAGAGCATCtgataaatgttatgaaatCACTAAACCTGATGTCAAACCAGGAATTGCTGAAAGAAACTTTGGCTTTGGAAAGGGAAAGAACTGATGCGCAAGTCAACAATGCAAAAGGGAAAATAGATCAAATCAATCAGATTATGGATCTCATCTCCCATATACGAGATTATATGCTTAAGATTGAGCACTTTGAACCCACAAGTGGCATTTTGATACCTCCAGACTTCCTTTGCCCCCTGTCATTGGAGCTCATGCTGGATCCTGTATTTGTTGCTTCTGGGCAAACTTATGACAGGGCTTCCATCCAAAAGTGGCTTGATAGTGGCCTGACCATTTGCCCAAAGACCCGTCAAACGCTCGCACATAAAAATCTCATTCCAAATTACACGGTCAAAGCAATGGTAACAAGTTGGTGTGAGGAAAATAACTTGCAACTTTCCAATGCTAAACTTGTTTCAATCTCTTCTCCTTCAAACCATATATCTTCTCAAGATTTAACCTATTCTTATAGTAGCAGTTCCGCATCGAGGTCATCTCTTGAAGTTGGAAATGGTTTAGAGAAGCAGATGATTGACAGCTCTTCCAGATTTAGTGGAGAATGCAACAGATGCCAAAGCAGGGAGACTGGCAAGTATGACCACCAATCTCCTGATCAATCATATGTTCACAACAGGACTGAGTCAGCCTCAAGTGCAATCTACAGTGTTGATTATGCACCTACTCCTGCTTCAAATGACTTGTCAATGAGGTCAAAGAAGAATGAAATCAATGAGCTAGCTGAAATTTCATCTAAGAGCCTTGGCAATTTTCCTTCAACAAAAGAATATGGACTTTCTCACTCGATAATGGGAAAGCAGTTGCAGGTTTCTGGAACAAAAATAGAAGATGCGGTCAATGGAAACCATAATTATAACAGAGCATACTCCAGTGCATTTTCTAGGCCAGGGTgtgatgacttgatcactagtTCCCTTGTGAAGAAACTAGTTGACAACCTTCAAAGCTTATCAAATGAAGTCCAAACTACAGCTGCTGCAGAATTACGTCTCCTTGCAAAGCACAACATGGACAATCGTATAATTATAGGACGCTGTGGTGCTATTGCACCATTACTTTCTCTATTTTACTCGGAGGTAAAGATAACACAAGAGCATGCTGTTACAGCCCTTTTGAATCTTTCGATTAATGAAGATAATAAGGCTGTGATTGCAAAATCTGGAGCAATAGAGCCACTAATTCATGTTCTAAAGTCTGGAAATGATGGAGCAAAAGAAAATGCTGCAGCAGCATTGTTCAGTCTTTCTGTGTTGGAAGAGTGCAAGGCAAGGATCGGACGTTCAGGTGCTGTCAAAGCCTTGGTGAATCTTTTGTCCTCAGGAACATTGAGAGGAAAAAAAGATGCTGTTACTGCTTTGTTTAACTTATCAATCTTTCATGAAAATAAAGCTCGTATAGTTCAAGCAGGTGCAGTAAAATACCTTGTTGAGTTAATGGATCCTGATAGTGGGATGGTTGACAAGGCAGTCGCTCTTCTCTCGAACCTGTCAACAATTGGTGAAGGGCGTCTGGCAATTGTACGAGAAAGTGGCATTCCCATACTAGTTGAAGTTATTGAATCAGGATCACGTAGGGGTAAGGAAAATGCTGCCTCTGTATTACTGCAACTATGCCTTAATAGTCCCAAGTTTTGTACCCTGGTTTTGCAAGAAGGTGCTGTGCCACCCCTTGTTGCATTGTCCCAGTCTGGCACACCAAGAGCTAAGGAAAAG GCACAACAACTTCTTGGTCACTTCCGAAATCAAAGAGAAGGTTCCATGGGAAAGGCAAGACATGAAAACTGA
- the LOC105797993 gene encoding U-box domain-containing protein 3 isoform X1 translates to MFLSVYDLSARVESQMDTTSVRCLVNSISRFIHLVSCQTIKVAPVEKDYRNMVIVLKLLKPLLDDVIECEIPSDDILYKECEELDMLVNEAREFTENWCPKMSKIHRVLQSEPFLTKMQSSSLQICHILYRLLQSTPSSSSITSVQHCMREIKSMEQERPSENIGQTLRSKKDDAIPCTEHLINVMKSLNLMSNQELLKETLALERERTDAQVNNAKGKIDQINQIMDLISHIRDYMLKIEHFEPTSGILIPPDFLCPLSLELMLDPVFVASGQTYDRASIQKWLDSGLTICPKTRQTLAHKNLIPNYTVKAMVTSWCEENNLQLSNAKLVSISSPSNHISSQDLTYSYSSSSASRSSLEVGNGLEKQMIDSSSRFSGECNRCQSRETGKYDHQSPDQSYVHNRTESASSAIYSVDYAPTPASNDLSMRSKKNEINELAEISSKSLGNFPSTKEYGLSHSIMGKQLQVSGTKIEDAVNGNHNYNRAYSSAFSRPGCDDLITSSLVKKLVDNLQSLSNEVQTTAAAELRLLAKHNMDNRIIIGRCGAIAPLLSLFYSEVKITQEHAVTALLNLSINEDNKAVIAKSGAIEPLIHVLKSGNDGAKENAAAALFSLSVLEECKARIGRSGAVKALVNLLSSGTLRGKKDAVTALFNLSIFHENKARIVQAGAVKYLVELMDPDSGMVDKAVALLSNLSTIGEGRLAIVRESGIPILVEVIESGSRRGKENAASVLLQLCLNSPKFCTLVLQEGAVPPLVALSQSGTPRAKEKAQQLLGHFRNQREGSMGKARHEN, encoded by the exons ATGTTTTTGTCTGTGTACGATCTTTCTGCTCGAGTAGAGA GTCAGATGGACACAACCTCAGTGAGATGTCTTGTAAACAGTATATCTCGATTCATTCATCTGGTATCATGTCAGACAATAAAAGTTGCTCCTGTCGAAAAAGATTATAGGAACATGGTTATTGTGTTAAAACTTTTGAAACCACTGCTTGATGATGTTATTGAGTGCGAGATACCTTCAGATGATATCCTATACAAAGAGTGCGAAGAGCTAGATATGCTTGTTAATGAGGCTCGAGAATTCACGGAGAACTGGTGTCCTAAGATGAGCAAAATTCACAGG GTTCTCCAGAGTGAACCTTTTCTGACAAAAATGCAAAGCTCTTCACTTCAGATATGTCACATATTATATAGATTATTGCAGTCAACTCCATCATCATCAAGTATAACCAGTGTACAG CACTGTATGCGGGAAATTAAAAGTATGGAGCAGGAGAGACCATCAGAAAATATAGGACAGACTTTGAGAAGTAAAAAAGATGATGCTATTCCCTGCACAGAGCATCtgataaatgttatgaaatCACTAAACCTGATGTCAAACCAGGAATTGCTGAAAGAAACTTTGGCTTTGGAAAGGGAAAGAACTGATGCGCAAGTCAACAATGCAAAAGGGAAAATAGATCAAATCAATCAGATTATGGATCTCATCTCCCATATACGAGATTATATGCTTAAGATTGAGCACTTTGAACCCACAAGTGGCATTTTGATACCTCCAGACTTCCTTTGCCCCCTGTCATTGGAGCTCATGCTGGATCCTGTATTTGTTGCTTCTGGGCAAACTTATGACAGGGCTTCCATCCAAAAGTGGCTTGATAGTGGCCTGACCATTTGCCCAAAGACCCGTCAAACGCTCGCACATAAAAATCTCATTCCAAATTACACGGTCAAAGCAATGGTAACAAGTTGGTGTGAGGAAAATAACTTGCAACTTTCCAATGCTAAACTTGTTTCAATCTCTTCTCCTTCAAACCATATATCTTCTCAAGATTTAACCTATTCTTATAGTAGCAGTTCCGCATCGAGGTCATCTCTTGAAGTTGGAAATGGTTTAGAGAAGCAGATGATTGACAGCTCTTCCAGATTTAGTGGAGAATGCAACAGATGCCAAAGCAGGGAGACTGGCAAGTATGACCACCAATCTCCTGATCAATCATATGTTCACAACAGGACTGAGTCAGCCTCAAGTGCAATCTACAGTGTTGATTATGCACCTACTCCTGCTTCAAATGACTTGTCAATGAGGTCAAAGAAGAATGAAATCAATGAGCTAGCTGAAATTTCATCTAAGAGCCTTGGCAATTTTCCTTCAACAAAAGAATATGGACTTTCTCACTCGATAATGGGAAAGCAGTTGCAGGTTTCTGGAACAAAAATAGAAGATGCGGTCAATGGAAACCATAATTATAACAGAGCATACTCCAGTGCATTTTCTAGGCCAGGGTgtgatgacttgatcactagtTCCCTTGTGAAGAAACTAGTTGACAACCTTCAAAGCTTATCAAATGAAGTCCAAACTACAGCTGCTGCAGAATTACGTCTCCTTGCAAAGCACAACATGGACAATCGTATAATTATAGGACGCTGTGGTGCTATTGCACCATTACTTTCTCTATTTTACTCGGAGGTAAAGATAACACAAGAGCATGCTGTTACAGCCCTTTTGAATCTTTCGATTAATGAAGATAATAAGGCTGTGATTGCAAAATCTGGAGCAATAGAGCCACTAATTCATGTTCTAAAGTCTGGAAATGATGGAGCAAAAGAAAATGCTGCAGCAGCATTGTTCAGTCTTTCTGTGTTGGAAGAGTGCAAGGCAAGGATCGGACGTTCAGGTGCTGTCAAAGCCTTGGTGAATCTTTTGTCCTCAGGAACATTGAGAGGAAAAAAAGATGCTGTTACTGCTTTGTTTAACTTATCAATCTTTCATGAAAATAAAGCTCGTATAGTTCAAGCAGGTGCAGTAAAATACCTTGTTGAGTTAATGGATCCTGATAGTGGGATGGTTGACAAGGCAGTCGCTCTTCTCTCGAACCTGTCAACAATTGGTGAAGGGCGTCTGGCAATTGTACGAGAAAGTGGCATTCCCATACTAGTTGAAGTTATTGAATCAGGATCACGTAGGGGTAAGGAAAATGCTGCCTCTGTATTACTGCAACTATGCCTTAATAGTCCCAAGTTTTGTACCCTGGTTTTGCAAGAAGGTGCTGTGCCACCCCTTGTTGCATTGTCCCAGTCTGGCACACCAAGAGCTAAGGAAAAG GCACAACAACTTCTTGGTCACTTCCGAAATCAAAGAGAAGGTTCCATGGGAAAGGCAAGACATGAAAACTGA